The Anabaena sp. PCC 7108 region TCCGTAAATTAGAAGATGCTGTTAGTGGTATTTTGAACATTATCATTAATAGGTCAGATTAGTCTTTTCTGTAATTTATACTACTTCAATCTCAAAAAAACTAATGCCGTTATAAATATATATGACATAGTCCCTACATATAGCAGGTGACAGGTGACTCTTAACAGGTGACAGCCTGAAAAGTCTTTTGGTGTTTAGGTTTTATAATCAATTGGTGTCCTAACCGCCCTGTCTGTTGCTATATTTTGGTTAAATTGAAATTGTTGAAATTAGAGCAATATGACTTTCAGATGATCATCTCAGGAGCTTCAGAAAACATTACTTTATTAGTGAATGGATCACCGAAGTAATTCCTCAACTTGATGCTGGCTCCACAAAATTCTATAAAGCCCTGGCTGTTGTAGAAGCTCTGAATGATTACCTATTTGAACAATTTTGCCCTTATCCATGACAAAAATTCGGTCAGATGTGGCAGCAGCGGAGAGTTGATGGGTAATGAAAATTACTGTTTTTCTCTGATTGCCACGGTCAAGATTTTTCAGAATTTGTGTAGCTGTTTGATTATCAACACTGGAGAGAGCATCATCTAAAATTAATACAGGGGCATTAATCAGCATTGCCCTAGCTAGGGCTGTACGCTGTCTCTGTCCACCGGAAAGAGTGATTCCGCGTTCACCAACAATGGTTTCATACTGCTGAGGAAAAGTACTAATTTCTGATGCAATTTGGGCAAGATCAGCAACTGCTGCTACAGAGTCTTCTTCACTGAGGGGGTCGCCATAACGGATATTATTTTTAATGGTGGTGCTAAACAAAAAGCTATCTTGAGGCACATAAGCGATCGCACCTCGTAAATCATTTAAAGCTATTTTTGTAATATCCATCCCATCCAAAAACAACTGCCCCGCTTCAATATCTAACAAGTGCGGTAAAGCATTAGCCAAAGTTGATTTACCCGATCCAATAGCGCCAACAATAGCCACCACTTCCCCAGGATCAATAGTAAAATTAACATGATCTAAAGCTGGAGTAGTCGCACCAGGGTAAGTGTAAGTCAGGTTTTTAGCTGTCAGCTTTCCTGTTACTTTTTCGGTACTGATACGTATAGAATCTGCGGCATCTTGAATTTTCGGAATAACACTGAGAATAGATTCCAGGCGATCTATACTTACTTCACCTCGTTGATAAGTAGTGATTGTGAAACCTAACAAAGCTGTTGGGAAAACCAGACGCTCTACATAAATCAATAGCGCCAGAAAATCACCTACAGCCAGAGTTCCAGAAGATATCCGCATTGTTCCCAAGCAGATGATAATTAGAGAACTGAGATTAGCTAGACCACCAATCAGAGGAAACAGAGTATTTCGGCTTTGTGCCAATTTGAGATTAGCTGCCAATAGCTGCTGATTTTTCTGGTTAAAAGCTTGACGTTCATTTTCTTCTTGAGCGTAGATTTTAATTAAAGAAATACCACTAATATCTTCTTGGATCAGCTCACTCATATCCGAGAGTTTTTCCTGCACTGCGGATTGTTGTTGGCGCAAGCGATCGCTAAACAAATGTACTAGCAGGAACATAAACGGGTAGACTGCCAGGGAAGCTAATGTCAGATCCACACTAATCGACAGCATCACTGGTAGCGTCAGAGCATAAGCAAACAGAGTATTTGCCAAACTCAACACCGCAAAACCCAACAACCTCCTGATATTTTCTACATCACTAGTAGCACGACTAATTAAATCACCAGGAGTGTTATTGGCAAAATAAGCCGGCTCCAATTTCAGTAAATGTTCAAAAATCCGCTGTTTCAGTGCAAATTCCACCTGCCGCCCTACACCAAATATCCAGATCCGGGAGGCCATACGCATCAGCAACATTGCTGAACTCAACAAAATAATTGTAGTTACATAATGTATTACTTGA contains the following coding sequences:
- a CDS encoding ABC transporter ATP-binding protein; translated protein: MAQSRRLEKLGTYLRPYWRETTLGIIALLFVNGLGVYIPLLIRSGVDKLSTTFSLDQVIHYVTTIILLSSAMLLMRMASRIWIFGVGRQVEFALKQRIFEHLLKLEPAYFANNTPGDLISRATSDVENIRRLLGFAVLSLANTLFAYALTLPVMLSISVDLTLASLAVYPFMFLLVHLFSDRLRQQQSAVQEKLSDMSELIQEDISGISLIKIYAQEENERQAFNQKNQQLLAANLKLAQSRNTLFPLIGGLANLSSLIIICLGTMRISSGTLAVGDFLALLIYVERLVFPTALLGFTITTYQRGEVSIDRLESILSVIPKIQDAADSIRISTEKVTGKLTAKNLTYTYPGATTPALDHVNFTIDPGEVVAIVGAIGSGKSTLANALPHLLDIEAGQLFLDGMDITKIALNDLRGAIAYVPQDSFLFSTTIKNNIRYGDPLSEEDSVAAVADLAQIASEISTFPQQYETIVGERGITLSGGQRQRTALARAMLINAPVLILDDALSSVDNQTATQILKNLDRGNQRKTVIFITHQLSAAATSDRIFVMDKGKIVQIGNHSELLQQPGLYRILWSQHQVEELLR